In Glycine soja cultivar W05 chromosome 10, ASM419377v2, whole genome shotgun sequence, the genomic stretch AATGGATCTTTTGGATATTGCAATTGTGTAATTTTAGTTATTCAACTTTCAATTGTGTCAATTGGATCTCCCAAGTATTACAATTGTGGGATTTTAGTCCTCAAATGTTTTAATTAAGCCAATTGGATCTCttatatatcaaaattgtacaatTTTAATCTTCATGTTCCAACTATGTTAATTGGCTCATTTGGGTATCATAAATGtgtgattttagtccttatGATTTTAATTGTGCTAATTGGGTCTCTCAAGTATCgcaattgtataatttgtagtCTCTTAGGTATCATAATTATGTAATCTCAATCTTTCAAGTATTTAGGGGACCCAATtagcacaattaaaataaaaaaaactaaaattccaAATTTATGATGCCTAAAGATTCTAATAGGCACAATTGAAacctaaaagattaaaattatacaattacgATATATGAAGGACTAAAAGTGCAACTAAAcatgcataattttaaaaaatgaattatttttaattttgtattcttatttatatttttcttttcagtatttatattctcttttttattccacttaaatcaattaatcaatatGTTTCctgtatttcttatttatttctctgcttttcttttcttttatcatttaggTATTTTTTCTCGCTATTTTTTCATCTCTACCGCATACATTGTaacttagtatttttttttcaaacttcaactgttttaaaatttgaatatgtaATCATGTACAGATGTACTGTACTTTTTTTTCCAATGATTTGACTTTTTTTGTAGTGAAGTACCATTAataactttgatttttacaATATACTTATAGtagaatattaataataactCTGATTTTAGTGGAATACTATTTTTAGTGAAACTTGCATTGGAAAATGAAGACCATCTCATCAATCCGCATTAAAAATTCATATTCATAGAAATTTGTAAAtgttaaataagaatattttaatttaatatgtataaattaaatatctcCTAATTTGTAgtaaagatttgaaaaagagagaataataacaaatatccagcaccaccaacaacaaaaaatatcatcaccaaacttttttaggaaataaaaaataggttaaaagaaataattaatctttttttaagaaTCATTAACCTTATTGTGACACCAAACGtttataaagttattttattttcttattacatCACTTATTAtcttttcataattttctttcttcttgttttaaaaacaaaaggaagaggaaaaaagagagaactTTGTTTTTATTCCACGATCAGGTGAAGTGAAAAAGTTGCAAGTTCCAGAAAAATCGGAAAGAGTGGAGAACATGGTAAGTTCTGCTACGACCCACTTGAACGCCGTTTGATTTTACCAGCAATGGTAAGCCgccaaaattgaaattcaaacaaAGTAATACTCCTATTGGAGCTAAATTAAAATGAAGTCTTATTTCGTGGCACTGACAACTAGCAGTTGCAGTTTCCTTTGTAAAACTAAGATATTTTTGTTGATTTGTTCTTCTGTTTCTGTCTATCCTTCCGAAATTCTGAAGAAAAAATGTCAAAAGAAAATGCAAAGAACAAATCTCCCTCGTCCTTTGTTTTTTGTGATAGCCGATGCAATATCGTCGTTGAAAGAATGCAAGGGGTCGAGCCAGCCAGCAATAGCCAAGTTCATCGAGGACAAGCACACCAAAGTGCTCCCTCCCAATTTCCGGAAACTTCTCTCCGTTCAGTTGAAGAAACTCGTCAAATCGGAGAAGCTTTACAAGGTCAAAAACTTCTACAAGCTTTCTTCCGCCACGGATAAACAGACCCAGAAGAGTACCGAAACCGAGCCCAAACAGAAGGTGGGTGAGAAGGCTAAAAGATTGAGTCAAGTGAAGACACACGAAGCTCTCAAGAAGAAAGCACCGACCAAGAAGGACGCGGCGGCGGCGGTGGATGCCTCGTGAGGAGGGAAAGTGAAGCGTTCGAGTCAGGTGAAGACCCCTGAGGTCTTGAACAAGAAGAAGCCCAAATTGACACCCAAACCTTCCAGGCCCAACAGGAATGCTAGGAAATGAAACAAACCACTTGTGTTGTGGTGCCCCTTTATGgattaattaatcaaacacatttatttatatacgATATAGCATTTGTGTTGTGTCGTATGTAtgttacatgttttttttttagtcctgTTGGCTTGAAGTGAATTATTGTTATGATCAAATTATCACAGTTGACGATCGCAATGTGGTAGTTTCTGCGTTCATTTTAGTTTTAACACTGAAAAATGTTCTTGCAATTGGTCGCAATGATCTTAGTTTGCTAGCTAAtcaattttgaattgtctttagCTATTTTGGATCAGCAGACATGTCATAACATAGTAAATTTGTATGtgcattttcttttcctatttatGATCAGTTTCTTCCTTAGGTAATTTAAATGTTAAAGCTTTGTGAAATTTATTATCCTGTGTTTTTTTCATTTGCTACACATAACTTGCCTATCACATTAGTATCTAACTTTTTAAGTTCTTGGAGGCGGATTACTTGTTAGAGTAGTCAAGAGTTGAAGATTTTGTTACTAACATATGCTTCATACACTATGCAGATGTTTACTACTATTGTTCTACCTAAATTCTTCCTCAAGTAACTTCTTGTTATCTTGAGAGCCTTAAATTCTATGACcagaaaacaaatttattacattttttatcaataaaataacaaaagaaacaacaaaaagctattattattctttttctgaAAACAAAATATCTCTACAgctaaaaattataagattaatttctttttttaaaagaatataagaataatttttagagacttaattaaaaatcatcaaaataattttattttttttaacaaaatcttcgTCATACTTTACTGTCACACTTAATATTCTCTTAGACATAAAATAAGAATCATTCTAACATAAGCAAAATTTACTTAAGTTTTAGTTTATAAAGTCAGTTGTCACCAACTTTGTTAACTTTAGCTATTATTATAAGTGCCTTAAAAAAGCTATTATTATAACACTaccacaaattttaaattaagcgATCTTAATAGCAACACCGTGTAACATGTTAACGTCAAGAACcaaaacatattaaatttactcttctaTGGGAAACTAAAACTTATGATTttacatataatattaaaacaGTAAAATTCAGGCAGATATAGAAATTAAACCATAATTAGATATGTAGATGTCATTTTCGTTCTTCACTTACTTGAGCCCCACTCCAACGTCGCTAATTCTTCACTTCAGCTATGACACTTTAGACTTCACTTAGTCGTTGACGTTAATCTGTTTATAGACGtactaatataatttaattaatacctAACGTGGTGAACAGAACTGGCATTATTGATGGGATTGATGTTAAGCTACCTGAAAATAACCAATCCCTGCGCTTCAACACAATCAATGAAAAAAGATGCAAGCAACAACATTATCGTCCGataataaaaacaacataaaagttCAAATCCTTTCGGTTTGTGTTGTTTCCATTATCTCATAATACCAACTGCCACGTTTTAcatcatattcttttttatgttaatgAATATGTGATTAAATGGCTTAGAGTTTGATTCGTGTTCCTTcaaatactttaaataaataaaaagttaaagctAATTAGCTcagcataaaataaataaatttgtatattatcattttatacttcaaagataaatgatatttataagaaatatattaaaaaaatacaaaataaaaagattattcATATGCCTTTTCCTGATAAATTAAACTTCTTAAATAATTAGTTTATGTCGTTATCAGTATTGCAGGCGACAATTATCTCTTAATTATTACTCTTTTGATGTTCGGAAGTCAAATTATTAAACTTTAGTACTACCCACCTCGCCCCCGTGGTCCATTCTAGAATCACACTGTTCTTTCGTAACCAAAGAAAAGcatactttcttttttcttgtagGAGAAGGCTAGCTATATCCAGGAGCTTGAGATTGAGAACAATATGTAATATGTTAGTATCCATTATTACAATATACATGTAACCAATTGGTCGATCTAATGAGAGAGAATTTGGatagtttatataaatttttctatctaaatattataaaaaaaattatatttatgttttccgaccaattaaattttcttttattaatgtcGGTCTTTAAATCTGATCTTAAgtaattaaatttcttcatttttaattacacaaaatcaatatttttttttctagactCAAAATCAATCCCAAATATCAATGACTATAAAATAAGCTccaaatattcaaataacaCTCTCtccaatgaataataataataaaaaataccctCTTCAACCTCTAGTCTTGTGAGTTTTATTATGAGTAATGGGTCCGAACCACGCCTCTTGACTCTTCAGGCATGCCGTCAATAACTCAATTCACAAACAAAGCCTGCATATTTACAAGTTACCTGTAATTTAAGCTTTGCAATATGAtattctctctaaaaaaaaaaaccttcggAATATTATAAcggtgattaaaaaaaacagaaaacccACGAAATAAAGTGTTTAATTTCTCTTAAATAAagtattgaattttttaattcaaatatttttaactaaaaaaaactaaattcttcaagtgatctATTCAGTTTCACtttcaattaattaagattCAAAATGACATTTGAACACCATAACGTATACGTActttttttactctttacgAAAATTTGGATGAGTTTAATGATGGATCCACGATATTTCATAAGTGACACGATGGATCtcgaaattcaaaaaaatattttttatagaatcAAATTCACATTCTTAAATGAGTATGTTTTTTATCAActtcacaaatatatatttattggcaCCATAGCAGCATACCAATGGATAATCTATACCATGAAATATATTAGGGTGGGAAAGAaatccaaaaatagaaaaaactacAGTGTATGGGAAAAATGAGTAGCATAGCATTGGAAACCTTGGCACGTGCGACGTGAAGTATATTAATTAGGGGAAAGGGACGTTGGTGATAAACTCAGCTACCAGAGTGGCTGTCGTATTTAATGTACCACTACCACTTCTGCCTCACCTTCTTCTATGCATACATAGACATATTTTTATGACAATATTAATATACTaggaaattattaaattaaggaAGCATAAGATTAGGAGTGCACCCAGAGGGTGCTTTCCATGCCCATGCCACGTGTTATTTCGTCTGCATGCACCTAACTTAAGTCTTCTTACTCACCCACCCCCATTGCAGTTCTCTGTCTTTCTTCgtaagagaaaaaaacaaaaagaagaagaagaagaagaagcagtgtTAAAGAAGGAGGAGATGGAAGGCATCACCGCCAGCGTGTGCAGGGGTGTGAAAGACTATTGGAGGAGGAAGGGCTACAAGAAGCTAAACGGGTCGGGTCGGAGAAGGCGGAACCGGGTGGAGCTTGGGAGCACCCGAACCGGGAAGGGTAGGTTCTGGAGGTGGAGGATCAGACTCGCACCCAAGATCCGAATCAGGAAAATCCCGTCGCCCAAGAAAATGTTGCTGTGGGTTCGGGACGCGTACGTGAGGATGATGCTGGGCCTGGCCAACTCGCGGGTCATGACGGTGAACGCCGCCTCAGCTTCGGGCTTCGGTGGGGCCCTCTCAGGTGTGGGCACCTCCTTAGGAACTGGCTTCGGGCTGGCCCCACCCAAGGAGTACGACGAGAAGACCATCATCCAGATCTACAAGTCCCTCCTCATGGCGCATGGCCCGTTAGTGTCTCCCGACGCCGCCGCAGCACAAATCCGGTGACCGTAGCGCCAACGGTAAGGGTTAAACCGTCAAAGCACCTTCTTTTTTCTCATCAATTGTTCAATACTTGTCCTCCCAATGCCTTCATCACCTTCTTAAAGTTAATCTCTTACTGTCATTCCATATATGTACTATTTTCTGATGgggtttatttactttttaatgtCATTCTATCAACTCGATAGATTCTTCTTTTCTCATCGCCCCAATTCCTAAACTACATGCCAACATCACCGGAATATAGGGAAACACGAAATTGTATTATTATGCTGGCAAACGCGGCACTATTGATTCCGAGGTTTATCTTGTTAATAAATGACTTGGATATATAATGCGTATTCCATGTTATGCGCTGGAAATTGAAGTTCTAGCAAGCAAGTCAACCCAAAATAGGAATCAAGAAGGTTATACTAACTGATACGTAAAAATATACGTATATGGATAGTTTCATAATATGtttctttatgaaaaaaatttgttggTTTAAATTAAGCATGGGCCACAAGCTCACTTACcttcaattttaattgtttcttaatcACTAGAAAACggtgataataaaataattgtattttaaacTACTCCACCATagaagattaaaagatatgatGGTCTtggattagtttttttttttttttaaaaaaaaagctgtTTTATGTGAGTGTATGAGTAATTTTATCTGCGTATCCAACTTATCAGATTTATACTCAGGTGAAATAAAAAGGCAaagttatgtttttttgtttttttagaggaaGGCAAAAATTATATTACGCTATATAGCTTGGGAATCTCTGGAAAAAGAGAATAGCTTgggaatgagttttttttttttattggcaagCTTGGGAATAAGTATGCGTAAGTTTTTAATGCAtgttctgtcaaaaaaaaaaaaaaggtttttaatgcatgtttaacttaattttgGAAAAATGCAAGTAGGTATATGTAGGTTAATCTCTGGAAATGCGATTAGGGGCTAAGTAGAGACCCATTGTaacctttaaataaaaaaagagacccTTCGTaacactttattttaaaatgcatCAATATGAATCATCTAATTAACTCAAAAGTATGCACATTATTAACGAACTCAAACCATGCTAGTTCTGTTTATCTAATTCTAGTATGAACCACAttctaaaaaagacaaaaaaaaattgtcattgtGTTGCCATTAGCGATCATtccattcattttttaattaaactagT encodes the following:
- the LOC114370248 gene encoding uncharacterized protein LOC114370248; this encodes MEGITASVCRGVKDYWRRKGYKKLNGSGRRRRNRVELGSTRTGKGRFWRWRIRLAPKIRIRKIPSPKKMLLWVRDAYVRMMLGLANSRVMTVNAASASGFGGALSGVGTSLGTGFGLAPPKEYDEKTIIQIYKSLLMAHGPLVSPDAAAAQIR